Within the Oryzias melastigma strain HK-1 linkage group LG8, ASM292280v2, whole genome shotgun sequence genome, the region AGGATTGTCACCGGCAGAACTGATGATGTCACGGAGACTTCGATCAGCTTTTGACCCGCTCATGCCAGATGTGAAAACAAGAGTAcagaaaaaacaactgaaacagAAGGAAATTCACGacacaaagaaaacactgagGAGTTTTGGACCCGGAGAAAATGTGTTCGTCCGAAACTACTCCTACGGTCCGAAGTGGATACCAGCAGTGGTGTTGGGTTCATCAGGACCCGTGTCATACAACGTCAGCATCGGGAATGGTGGAACCATGAAGAGACATGTGGATCAAGTCAGAGCTAGACTGCAAGACATTGTTCCAGGGGAACTTGATGCAGGCCTGGAGCAGCGCAAAGACTGGGAACCAGTTGCAGTTGACAAAGCACCTTTAAGCGTGGACTCTGTACCCCCACTCCAGTCAGAAGAGACACATGATTTACCACCAGTGATTCTTCCTCAGGTTCCTCCTGAGTCACCCGTTGCACCCGTATTGCAACGCTCAAAAAGAGAGAGACATTCACCATCCCATCTTAAGGATTTTGTTAGATAGAGTGAGATCTTTCCAGGAATAGAGCAACAATGCGCTCTGGATCTCACGGAAAGGATGTACCTTCTCAGttaggtttttctttaataaaaaaaaaaaaaaagttttcgtTTTAAGGGtggaatgtaaataaaaactggtGCACCTTATTCACCGTTTGGACATTCTTTTATATGAAGATGCAACAGAAGTTAAGGTGGAGGGTTTGTGCACACAAGCAATGACGTCAAAATAATGTCTCAAAATGCAGAATCTGTCTGTACCATCtcatttgtaaaactgtttagtaacctaaaaaaacaactacagaACTAGACTCCACTTTAATCTGGAATTTGTGACTCAGAATTTAACTGAATCTGGGCTTGGAAAACTCTCGCTCTTATCTCTAACCCTGGCGACGAGTTGAAAATAATGTTAGAGAATGAGATAAGAAGTTGTAAAAACAATGTCATGTGTGTTAGTGAGGCATCTACAACTTGATTCAACTAATAGAGATATTAACAGAAAGTAAAGAACATGAGGAGATCTCCCtcaaaaaataccacaaagtAGAGGGCTCATGGTTCTACTTTAAAGCTCTGATTGTCAAGTTGCTCCATTGTTAAGTTATCATTTCATATGTTGGTtagtaaagtttttaaagacacacaaagagcATGCAGGACAAACACCGTCATTTGAGGTCCAGAAACATTTTCGCAACATCTCAGAATGCTGAAATAGAATTTTCAAAACTCCAAATCCTCCTCATATAACAGAAGATCTTCTTGGAGGACAGCTTTTGAAGGAAAATCCCCCTCTAAATCTCCAGAAAAGTGCACCGCCAACAGTTAGGATAAAAATAAGGGTCAAAAATACTCCCAACAGGACTCCAAAGGTTGTTTGATCTCCTGTAAAAGATGGAAACTCAAGTTATAACAGTtgacataaatgcaaaaacagtaagaaaaacaagcaaaaggttaaaactgtttaaagtaaaacagtAACATAACAACATAGGTAAAagcaaaagtgaaaacaaaacaaaacacgcAAGCAGGGCAGAGTCCATTTAAGCTACAGAAGTTTTTCCTTCGCtgctcatgaaaaaaaaaaaaaactagggtcagtatcaattaaaaaaaattaacaaaatcaaAGTTGGGGAAAAATTTGTCgcaattatcatttattttttgtttgttacagAATTTGCCGATTACCTATTATTTGGGAGTAATTACAACATGAAATCACAAACAAACCTGTACtcttagaacgtttattttttaattagtgcagtcaatcgattaaaaaaattaaccaggttaatcacacttttgtgttgcgattaatcactataaataaaaatgttttaccaggtaaatcTTATATGACAATATAACAAAataggccagagagaaaatttgccctttatttttattgtctgaaacttttacatttatgtgtAGATGGCATGTAAAAAGCACATCAGCAGATAAGCAGAACtcaaaagacttttatgtctgtaGCTTAActccaacaaaacaaagacgctGACATGCAGCTTTTAGAACTGAACCTgccttcctaaaaaaaaaagaacgttcCGGTCACATTacccaaatgttctatatcagtGTGCTGAAGCTCGGGTGTTGAAGCTTGTATTTGGACCATGGGAGAAAGCCGTAATGTCTGGAGGAAACCCATCCATGAACGGGAAGAATATGCATGGAGAGGACCcaagaaataaaactaattaaGACTAGATGTCTTACTTTCGGCTTCAATGAGAGTGAAATATTTGACGGTGGTGCCCTGGGAGTTTGAGGCAGTACAAGTGTAGACCCCCGGAGGTGGAGAGGACAGAGTCTGGATGCTGTGGTTCCCGTTTATGGCTGTGTTTGGCATGTTTTGAGGGTAATGCCAGCTGTACGATGGCTTCGGATTCCCTTTGGCGCTGCAGTTTAACGTTACATTTCCACTTGCAGGAATTTCCAGCGTCTCGTTTGCAGGCTCAGAGCAAACGGGtgtgtctaaaaaaatgaaagtgagaAAGTGAAACCATGAGAGGAAaactcaaacacattttagaggagataaaaataaatcttttaaaactcACAGAGTACAGTCAACCGATGCTGAACTGATTCTCTTGAAGGAGGACCACCCTCTGTCCGCAAGTTGAGCTTAGCAGTGCACCAGATCTCACTTCCATCATGGCTTCCATTGGCCGTCATTTTGAGGACAGACAACACATTGATAGGACCATCATCCGAACCCTCAAAATGTTCTTCATAAACAAATACACTTCCAATGTACCAAATCACAGAGAGGTATCTTATTGGTGCGACATTCAAAATCGAACTCTCTATTTCATATGGCTGACCCTCCCTCATGACGCCAATTTCATCAAGGGACTCGGATACAGACACACTATCTGGGGTTTCtgcaaaagaaggaaaaaaaacattaacactttttttgacTGGGTTGATTTGAAATATTGGGAATATCTGGGAAAATCCACTGAAAGTTACTCACTGTAAACCGTGACTTCTAGGTCTGTTGTACACTGGTCACCATCAGAGGGAGTGGCATAGCACATCAAATCAATTTTCCAAACCTCCACTTTGTCGATTTGAAGTGGCAAAGAAGAAATCCCTTCTGTAAGCGATTTGCCAAAATGTGGAGACTCCCAACCCATTCCTTCAATCTCACTGCCTGAGGCATTGCAGGTGGCTGTGAAGGGATCTCCAAACTTAACCACACTCTGTTGGGGGCTGATCACAACTTCACAAGGACCCTGACTGGATACTAGATGGAACATGTGAAATTTTATGTCAGAGAACAGGAGAtgctttaaatacaaaatatttacatactaggggtgtaacgatttaCAATGATATCAATTATGTCACATCTGTTatttgtgcatgcatgtgtgtgtga harbors:
- the LOC112145978 gene encoding cell adhesion molecule 3 → MWKLLVFIFLTFQTVSSQGPCEVVISPQQSVVKFGDPFTATCNASGSEIEGMGWESPHFGKSLTEGISSLPLQIDKVEVWKIDLMCYATPSDGDQCTTDLEVTVYKTPDSVSVSESLDEIGVMREGQPYEIESSILNVAPIRYLSVIWYIGSVFVYEEHFEGSDDGPINVLSVLKMTANGSHDGSEIWCTAKLNLRTEGGPPSRESVQHRLTVLYTPVCSEPANETLEIPASGNVTLNCSAKGNPKPSYSWHYPQNMPNTAINGNHSIQTLSSPPPGVYTCTASNSQGTTVKYFTLIEAERDQTTFGVLLGVFLTLIFILTVGGALFWRFRGGFSFKSCPPRRSSVI